The Aythya fuligula isolate bAytFul2 chromosome 2, bAytFul2.pri, whole genome shotgun sequence genome contains a region encoding:
- the EDN1 gene encoding endothelin-1, which translates to MTLLRPFLKHSAATPTATVPQDKASVCSRYGLLARRPSPLLFVLCPGLLSAAPGAEVGSAPPPPATLHRRARRCSCSSLLDEECVYFCHLDIIWINTPEKTVPYGLGGPSRSRRSLKDMVPEMLTEASSRCRCANQKDKKCLNFCQTGKDLWAQSTVEMTLHHRSKGGNCIGPKCMNQQFVDSRKIKRLEAIGNSIKASFSIAKLKAEHQKGWKFKHNRANKRQSIWESLKTS; encoded by the exons ATGACATTGCTGCGACCATTTCTCAAGCACTCAGCTGCCACACCGACAGCAACAGTGCCTCAGGACAAGGCATCAG TTTGCTCCCGCTATGGATTACTCGCACGTCGTCCCTCCCCGCTGCTCTTCGTGCTATGCCCGGGGCTGCTGTCGGCAG CCCCCGGAGCCGAGGTGGGCTCCGCTCCACCGCCCCCCGCCACCCTGCACCGCCGCGCCCGGCGCTGCTCCTGCTCATCGCTGCTGGACGAGGAGTGCGTCTACTTCTGCCACCTGGACATCATCTGGATCAACACCCCCGA GAAGACCGTTCCTTATGGTCTTGGAGGCCCTTCTCGATCCAGAAGATCTCTGAAGGACATGGTGCCTGAGATGCTCACTGAAGCCAGCAGCAGATGCCGATGTGCCAACcagaaagacaagaaatgtCTGAACTTCTGCCAGACAGGAAAAGATCTCTG GGCTCAGTCCACAGTGGAGATGACCTTGCATCATCGCAGCAAAGGTGGCAATTGCATTGGACCCAAATGCATGAACCAACAGTTTGTTGACAGCAGGAAGATTAAGAG GCTGGAGGCCATTGGTAACAGTATCAAAGCTTCCTTCAGTATTGCAAAGCTGAAGGCTGAGCACCAGAAAGGGTGGAAGTTTAAACATAACAGGGCAAACAAAAGGCAAAGCATCTGGGAAAGCCTGAAAACATCCTAG